The following are from one region of the Luteitalea sp. genome:
- a CDS encoding ScyD/ScyE family protein has protein sequence MIRNLVCLRFGIGMILGLSVLAGSAAAQPNVTVVMSELDNPRGLAFGPDGALYVVEAGRGGEGPCQELRGAEQCYGATGRVSRLWQGEQQQVVGELPSYAAESGEATGPHDISFFGNEAYVTIGFGADPELRADFGPAGAFFGTLLQVAPSGQGGIIADVAQYEADADPDQAGPDSNPYGLLAEADNRLVVDAGGNDLVSVDAAGDITTFAVLPENPVPTAVAIGPDGAYYVGVLTGVPFAEGEAQIFRVVPDEEPTVFLEDFTTIVDLAFGPDGSLYVLQHATGSGFADPGQLIRVGRDGTRSVVVEDLVRPTSVALGPDGTIYVTNNAVSIGGGEVLQITLPYTRYFAEGAVGDFFDTTYALFNPGDTPVTATLRFANETGDVLSHVRTIPAGQQVTVDVDPLVPPSWVGVAAVIEADQPLVTSRTVSWGQGPEQGPYGGDTGAGVASPLPEWWITEGATGVYSLFYLLHNPGDQPAEIEITYFRPGGQAPVTRSYTVGAQTRRTILVNSADGMTPDPELGNTAVSAHIVSTNDVPVVAERAMYLDSISEQPFTAGTLAAAVPLASDRWTFAEGATGFFNLFLLLANPTTEEVEATVRYLLPASEPIEKVYTLDPMSRQTLWVNEEDAQLTDTTVAIEVVSSAPITAERAMWWGASGVWDAGHVSTGVGQAALKWALAGLGTAPDEVAYILLANPNAEATEARLTLAFEDDTEPLEATVPLAAGSRVTVQLADLFPAAAGARAAVTVESAGDMPLPLVVEGTAYGSPSGQPLTTGRAVPALPLASIP, from the coding sequence ATGATTCGTAATCTCGTCTGTTTACGATTTGGGATTGGAATGATCCTCGGGCTGTCGGTGCTCGCAGGCAGCGCTGCAGCCCAGCCGAACGTCACCGTTGTCATGAGCGAGCTGGACAATCCGCGTGGTCTCGCCTTTGGTCCAGACGGCGCGCTGTATGTCGTCGAGGCCGGAAGGGGCGGTGAGGGACCGTGTCAAGAGCTGCGCGGAGCTGAACAATGCTATGGTGCGACCGGTCGAGTTAGTCGTCTGTGGCAAGGCGAGCAGCAACAGGTCGTAGGGGAGCTTCCGTCGTATGCCGCTGAGTCAGGTGAGGCGACCGGCCCGCACGACATCTCCTTTTTTGGCAACGAGGCTTACGTGACAATTGGCTTCGGTGCCGACCCCGAGCTCCGTGCGGACTTTGGACCTGCAGGCGCGTTCTTTGGCACGCTCCTCCAGGTGGCACCAAGCGGACAAGGGGGCATCATCGCGGACGTCGCACAGTACGAAGCAGATGCGGACCCCGACCAAGCCGGGCCAGATTCCAATCCATACGGCCTGCTCGCGGAAGCCGACAACCGTCTCGTGGTCGACGCCGGCGGCAACGACCTCGTCAGCGTGGACGCAGCGGGCGATATCACCACGTTCGCGGTCTTGCCAGAGAACCCCGTGCCCACCGCCGTTGCAATTGGTCCAGATGGCGCGTACTACGTCGGCGTGCTCACGGGCGTCCCGTTTGCCGAAGGTGAGGCGCAGATCTTCCGCGTGGTACCTGACGAGGAGCCGACAGTGTTCCTCGAAGACTTCACGACGATCGTCGATCTCGCCTTCGGACCGGACGGGAGCCTCTACGTGCTCCAGCATGCAACGGGATCCGGATTCGCAGACCCGGGCCAACTGATTCGAGTGGGCCGTGACGGCACGCGCAGCGTCGTGGTGGAAGACCTCGTCCGTCCGACATCCGTCGCTCTCGGTCCGGATGGCACGATCTACGTGACCAACAATGCTGTGTCCATCGGCGGAGGCGAGGTGTTGCAAATCACCCTCCCCTACACACGCTACTTCGCTGAAGGTGCGGTGGGCGACTTCTTCGATACGACGTACGCCCTGTTCAACCCGGGTGACACACCCGTAACGGCGACACTGCGGTTCGCGAATGAGACGGGCGACGTGCTCTCGCACGTGAGGACGATCCCGGCGGGACAGCAGGTGACCGTCGACGTGGATCCGCTGGTGCCCCCCTCATGGGTAGGCGTTGCGGCGGTGATCGAGGCGGACCAGCCGCTGGTGACGTCCCGCACCGTGTCGTGGGGGCAGGGCCCAGAGCAGGGCCCTTACGGCGGTGACACTGGCGCGGGAGTGGCGTCTCCGCTTCCCGAGTGGTGGATCACGGAAGGCGCGACGGGTGTCTACTCGTTGTTCTATCTCCTGCACAATCCCGGTGACCAACCTGCCGAGATCGAGATCACGTACTTCCGGCCAGGTGGCCAAGCGCCTGTGACGCGCTCGTACACGGTGGGCGCGCAGACGCGACGCACCATCCTCGTCAATAGCGCGGATGGGATGACGCCCGATCCAGAGCTCGGCAACACAGCCGTGTCGGCCCACATCGTGTCGACCAATGACGTCCCCGTTGTCGCAGAACGGGCGATGTATCTAGACAGCATCTCCGAGCAGCCGTTCACAGCAGGAACGCTCGCGGCGGCGGTGCCGCTCGCTTCGGACCGGTGGACGTTCGCAGAAGGCGCTACCGGCTTCTTCAACCTGTTCCTGCTGCTCGCCAACCCAACCACCGAGGAGGTCGAGGCCACGGTGCGCTATCTGCTTCCGGCGTCTGAGCCAATCGAGAAGGTGTACACCCTCGACCCAATGAGCCGCCAGACGCTCTGGGTGAACGAGGAGGATGCACAGCTTACCGACACCACCGTGGCAATCGAGGTGGTGAGCTCAGCGCCAATCACGGCGGAGCGCGCCATGTGGTGGGGCGCCAGCGGCGTCTGGGACGCCGGTCACGTCAGCACCGGTGTGGGTCAGGCGGCGCTCAAGTGGGCACTTGCGGGACTCGGCACTGCTCCCGACGAGGTCGCGTATATACTCCTCGCCAATCCCAACGCCGAGGCAACCGAAGCACGTCTGACCTTGGCCTTCGAGGATGACACGGAGCCGCTCGAAGCCACCGTGCCTTTGGCCGCGGGCAGCCGCGTCACGGTGCAGCTCGCCGATCTCTTTCCGGCCGCGGCTGGCGCACGCGCAGCCGTTACCGTCGAGAGTGCGGGCGACATGCCGCTGCCGCTGGTCGTCGAAGGGACCGCTTACGGATCGCCGAGCGGTCAGCCCTTGACCACAGGCCGTGCGGTGCCCGCGCTGCCGCTGGCGTCGATTCCGTAG
- a CDS encoding sigma-70 family RNA polymerase sigma factor has product MSQSIPQSIPQSIPLASDDMPRQDNITEVLRSLLREDEGAPDRLIPLIYRELRRLAHRQRWARRPGQTLTTTGLVHEAYVKLASQRPSGWRDRGHFFATAARAMRHILIDYAKRRQRLKRGGGQVHVTFDEGRIAVENEAEQLLLLGDALERLAAQEERLARVVECRFFAGLSEEETAAALGVSERTVQRDWARARSWLKAEIVRK; this is encoded by the coding sequence GTGTCGCAGAGTATTCCCCAGAGTATTCCCCAGAGTATTCCATTGGCGAGCGATGACATGCCCCGCCAAGACAACATCACGGAGGTGCTCAGGTCGCTCCTGCGCGAAGACGAAGGCGCGCCAGACCGGCTCATCCCACTGATTTATCGCGAGCTGCGACGGCTCGCGCATCGGCAACGCTGGGCGCGTCGACCGGGACAGACGCTCACGACCACAGGCCTCGTCCACGAGGCTTACGTGAAGCTCGCGAGCCAACGACCGTCCGGGTGGCGCGACCGCGGTCACTTCTTCGCAACTGCCGCGCGCGCCATGCGTCACATCCTCATCGACTACGCGAAACGCCGCCAACGCCTGAAGCGTGGCGGCGGCCAGGTGCACGTCACGTTCGATGAAGGGCGCATCGCGGTCGAAAATGAGGCAGAGCAGCTTCTGCTTCTTGGCGATGCGCTCGAGCGACTCGCGGCGCAGGAGGAGCGCCTCGCCCGGGTCGTCGAGTGTCGCTTTTTTGCCGGCCTGAGTGAGGAAGAAACGGCGGCGGCGCTCGGCGTGTCCGAGCGCACGGTCCAGCGCGACTGGGCGCGCGCGCGGTCATGGCTCAAAGCCGAGATCGTGCGCAAGTAA
- a CDS encoding matrixin family metalloprotease — MPHPPNSNAVALHAPDHQSRSLTMSMHSNRLARAARWAAGPVAFLIVCLSASVSHAYGYRTCDGNPIRYSSGWTNMYISTTSFPAGGNGDARLQNAMWHWNNVKGSGFNFYVGRDTDGTHNDDNGRNEVYYDTSLSGSTLAVTRTRYHCYWLFGWNYGIDETDIGFNSNRSWTTGTFNYGSLGSPYSLESVALHELGHALGLLHEDRWMATMNSYYPNSGPLGYGKEWDPLPDDRLGERVIYPDSTTEVDVAGSAFKRTGSGSSGLVSSTLSAARGSNVTIDVTFLNQSTSTQTFDINFYLSTNSYPSSADTYLGSNYGAWGSEGAQITFSRTLTIPSSVSPGTYYLGYVIDPSNALSESDESNNPQPMPRTITIY, encoded by the coding sequence ATGCCCCACCCCCCAAACAGTAACGCAGTCGCCCTTCATGCACCAGATCATCAATCAAGGAGTCTCACAATGAGCATGCACAGCAATCGTTTGGCACGGGCGGCGCGCTGGGCCGCCGGGCCGGTGGCGTTTCTGATCGTCTGTCTGAGCGCCAGCGTGAGCCATGCCTATGGTTACCGCACCTGCGACGGCAACCCCATACGCTATAGCTCCGGTTGGACCAACATGTACATCAGCACGACCTCGTTTCCAGCCGGTGGCAATGGGGATGCCCGTCTCCAGAACGCCATGTGGCACTGGAACAACGTCAAGGGCTCAGGGTTCAATTTCTATGTCGGCCGGGACACGGACGGAACCCACAACGATGACAATGGCAGGAACGAGGTGTATTACGACACCAGCCTCTCGGGAAGCACCCTGGCCGTCACCCGCACCCGCTATCACTGCTACTGGCTGTTCGGGTGGAACTACGGTATCGACGAGACCGACATCGGGTTCAACAGCAATAGATCTTGGACAACGGGCACGTTCAACTACGGCTCATTGGGGTCACCCTACAGCCTCGAGAGTGTTGCCCTTCACGAGCTGGGACACGCGCTTGGTCTGCTGCACGAGGACCGTTGGATGGCGACGATGAACTCGTACTATCCAAATAGTGGGCCGCTCGGGTATGGCAAGGAATGGGATCCGCTCCCAGACGACAGGCTCGGCGAGCGTGTTATCTACCCGGATAGCACCACTGAAGTCGATGTCGCCGGCTCGGCATTCAAGCGAACCGGTTCGGGGTCATCCGGGTTGGTCTCGAGCACGCTCTCCGCGGCGCGCGGCTCGAATGTCACGATAGATGTCACCTTCTTGAACCAGAGCACGTCGACGCAGACCTTCGACATCAACTTCTATCTGTCGACAAACAGCTATCCGAGCTCGGCAGACACGTATCTGGGCAGCAATTACGGCGCCTGGGGCTCAGAGGGAGCGCAAATCACGTTCTCGCGCACACTGACGATCCCCTCGTCGGTTTCTCCCGGGACGTATTACCTCGGCTACGTGATCGACCCGTCCAACGCGCTGAGCGAGAGCGACGAGTCGAACAACCCGCAGCCCATGCCGAGGACCATCACGATCTACTAA
- a CDS encoding sodium:proton antiporter codes for MLSTSKKATRSGLAGVAALAAAFILLALIAPRSVPEEGEHTGFFSVLPALLTLVLVFITRNVVTSLFLGVVTGGVVSGQFNVVDSFMIPAIGSSSFATILLVYLWALGGLIGLWTRTGGAQAFAERAGRTIVRGPRTARVFAWLVGVIFHQGGTISTILAGTTVRPVTDAQRVSKEELTYLVDSTASPIATVVPFNAWPVYVAGLVIGTTPLFPTEAAAISFFFSSIPFNFYGIFAVLSTLLFAFGWLPWVGGKMKRAIHRARTTGQLNAPTAQPLTAGELTTLRLPKDYPVGIADFVAPMGTLLGVAIISYIVTGEVRIAEAFGLAVLVAIVLALIKGLPLKEAIDGFVDGCKGVTVGALILALAVTLGKVSETLGTAAYIVETTAPLVVPPLLPAIFMAICMVIAFSIGTSFGTYAVVFPLAMPLAYAIDPSPLYMHLCFGAVLGGAVFGDQCSPISDTTILSALACGGDVMDHVTTQLPLALAAAGLGGIVATALAMFLL; via the coding sequence ATGTTGTCGACAAGCAAAAAGGCTACTAGAAGCGGCCTGGCCGGCGTCGCGGCGCTCGCCGCCGCCTTCATCCTGCTCGCGCTCATTGCGCCGCGCAGTGTGCCGGAGGAAGGCGAGCACACTGGATTCTTCAGCGTGCTACCCGCGCTGTTGACGCTCGTGCTCGTGTTCATCACGCGCAACGTCGTCACATCGCTGTTCCTCGGCGTCGTCACCGGCGGTGTCGTGAGCGGTCAGTTCAACGTGGTGGATAGCTTCATGATCCCCGCGATCGGATCGTCTTCGTTCGCGACGATCCTGCTGGTCTATCTCTGGGCGCTGGGCGGGCTGATTGGGCTGTGGACGCGCACGGGCGGCGCACAGGCGTTCGCAGAACGTGCGGGCCGAACGATCGTGCGCGGCCCACGGACGGCGCGCGTCTTCGCGTGGCTGGTCGGCGTGATCTTCCATCAGGGTGGCACGATCTCGACGATCCTGGCCGGCACGACCGTGCGCCCGGTCACCGACGCGCAGCGCGTGTCGAAGGAAGAGCTGACGTACCTCGTCGATTCGACGGCGTCGCCGATCGCGACCGTCGTGCCATTCAACGCATGGCCGGTCTACGTGGCCGGCCTCGTGATCGGGACGACGCCGCTGTTCCCAACCGAGGCCGCCGCCATCTCGTTCTTCTTCAGCTCGATACCGTTCAATTTCTACGGCATCTTCGCGGTGCTGTCGACGCTGCTCTTCGCATTCGGCTGGCTGCCGTGGGTGGGCGGCAAGATGAAGCGCGCGATCCACCGCGCCCGCACGACAGGCCAGCTCAACGCGCCGACGGCGCAGCCGCTCACGGCCGGCGAGTTGACGACCCTGCGCCTCCCGAAGGACTACCCGGTCGGCATCGCGGACTTCGTCGCGCCGATGGGCACGCTGCTCGGCGTCGCGATCATCTCGTACATCGTGACGGGCGAGGTGCGCATTGCGGAGGCGTTCGGTCTCGCCGTGCTCGTCGCGATCGTGCTCGCGCTGATCAAAGGATTGCCGCTGAAGGAGGCGATTGACGGATTTGTCGACGGCTGCAAGGGCGTGACGGTCGGCGCGCTGATCCTCGCGCTCGCCGTGACGCTAGGCAAAGTATCGGAGACGCTCGGCACCGCAGCGTATATCGTCGAGACGACGGCGCCGCTCGTCGTGCCGCCGTTGCTTCCCGCTATCTTCATGGCGATCTGTATGGTGATTGCGTTCTCGATCGGGACATCGTTCGGTACGTACGCCGTCGTGTTCCCACTCGCAATGCCGCTCGCCTACGCGATCGACCCGAGCCCGCTCTACATGCACCTCTGCTTCGGCGCCGTGCTCGGCGGCGCGGTGTTCGGCGACCAGTGCTCGCCGATCTCGGACACGACGATCCTCTCCGCGCTCGCCTGCGGTGGCGACGTCATGGACCACGTCACCACGCAGCTTCCGCTCGCGCTCGCGGCGGCAGGGTTGGGCGGGATCGTCGCGACCGCGTTGGCGATGTTCCTCCTCTGA